The Branchiostoma lanceolatum isolate klBraLanc5 chromosome 1, klBraLanc5.hap2, whole genome shotgun sequence genomic sequence CGCTACATGGACGGTCCTGGGACAGAGATCGGCAAGGCCCTGGTCTTCACGAATAGACGGCTGTTCTCGGAGCTGTACGGGGCCCGCCCGGAGACACAGGGTGTTCCCCGGATAGTCATCCTCATCACGGACGGCAGGAGCTCACCCGAGTCACAGGTCCAACTTTCTGAACAGCTTCTTCAATTATAATTAGCTGTTTACCCCCCAAATTTATAGATTTATTTTAATGTCATAACCCACTATACCAgtaggggaagggctagcaccccctccctgtaaaatataccctagacctgctactgaaacagcaaggaaacttgctgccctatgtgcaactaggtactacaagggtTTGAACGATCGAAAGAACGAACAAATTTAACGTTACCTTTTCTTATGAAAGGCGGGTTTTGCCAGCCACTTTGATATAATTTTCGTATGGTCGGGAGTTCTACTCGGTCGGTGAGGGGTGAGGAAAGCGCTGTGAGATTCAGTACACCATACACAACGAACAGAACTAATTTTgctatccacacacagatatCCGTGTGGACGGCAGCCCAGGAGCTCCACTCGGCCGGCGTGGTGGTGTACGcggtgggggtgggggaggcCGTGGACGAGGCGGAGCTGGAGACCGCCGCCAGCGACAGCTCCAAGGTGTACCACGTCAGGGACTTCGACTCGCTCATGATGCTGTCTCTACAAGATTCGATACAGCAGAGCGTTTGTCTCGGTGAGACTGCCAGTACAGGCCTTAAATCCTtgtgtagtctctaccagactccataggtcgctagaaaaacagtagaaattggccaaatgaaaTAACCATGCCAAAAGAGTAGGCCAGCCATAGGTCGATGAAAGGAGAACAGTTTGTGGAGTAAAAACTGTATTCCTAAGGCGAGCTAAATCCTCTTTcgtgttatctgtctatttggccaatttctactatttttctagtgACCTATGTAGTCTGATTGGGACTAATCCTTGTACACCGGGACCTTTCCTGGTTTTggagtttctgtatgttctgacAGAGGGCACTTTACCCTGagtgggtgaagtctgccatctctcatGTCTACCACGTCTCTGATTGCTTTCTTCGAAATGTTGTTCCAGGTGGCGCTAACGTGACGGTCACGTGCACATCCTACCACATGCAGGTCGACCTCTCCCGCGCACAGCTGCCAAACCTGGAGGCGCGGCGCATGCGCCTGATAGACCCATCCTGCAGAGCGACCAGCAATGCTACTCACGTGACCCTGTGGACGTACCTGGATGGTTGCGGCACCAGTAGAACTGTTAGTTGGGCCATTCTTTACTGCCTTCGCCAAGAcagttatgttttcggtagcggaTGTTTGAGGTTGAGCCTATACAGTGGATTTGTGGTTTAACAGCATAAGTGGTTATGTTTTTACATATAAATAAATAGTTAAATTTtcgtcccctagcggctttcctttggtactgcagcagaatattTGGATTTTGTATCTCGTGTCCAGTACATGCAATGGTCACACGTTTTGGGTGGTAGACAGCCTTCTGAAGACAGTATTGCATTGTTACATCACCATCAAACTTAATAGAGATATATATTTCCATCTTTTTCTTTTGCCACAACTTTCCCAGGAAACGGATGACGCTATCGTGTACAGTAACACGGTTGTTGAGGACCTGGATCTCGTGGCCGCGCCCACCGGCGGTAGTCCCGCCCAACAGTGCGGCCTGCAGGTCAGGTTCACCTGCCGCATGGCCCGGACGGGAACGGTCGCCACCACGGGAGCCTTCAACGCCATCACCGAGCCAGAAAGGTGagttaacatctactaagttgaacataattccacaagggtacataattccgccaccctgaaaaaatacgtccaaacagatctccaacccaacatccacCAAATttatgcactcctgtatatctaaactgtggaTACctgggggggtgctgcactagagatctctcaaacatgTCTtgcaaagtggcggatttatgttacctggcgaattaatgttaatggggggGTTAAATGTTACTACTGACAAATAAATATTGTCACTTGTCCAGACCCTCTATCTCATCATGAATcgtgtgaaaaaaacacaactctGCATTTTGGATTGCCAAACTgaagcacacacacagatagccaagccaaaaacaatacttcactcccttgAGGGCTacacagtattacatgtatatccagcCAGGGCCAGTCTAAGATGGCAAGCACATCTGACGAGAACAGAAAAGTTATGTAAAACTACATTATGGGTCattcaaatatttgcaaaaCCAGCACAGAAGGATTTATCAATCACCTGAGCTCAGTAAAAACATTGACACAATATttcacaaagtacatgtaggccCAGGCTTTTCAACTGTCTTGTTTCCTCAGACAATGCTCCCATTGATTCTGAAACTTTTCTGTATTTGGCACATGGCGGCTTTGTTTTTACATAGATTCTACAGCACTGGACACGGGAATTTCCACCTGACGATGACGTTCTACACAGACGCAGACTACCAGGTGCCGGCCCGTGAGCCGCTGAGTGTGCGGGTATGTGACATGGTGTACGTACAGATCCAGCTGTACTCTGCCGACCCCGACCTGCAGGTGTTTGCTCTGGACTGCTGGGCAACTCCCACAGCTGAGGACACTGCCGGGCCACTGCTGTATGACATCATCAAGGACGGGCATGTCACTCTTTAACATTCTTTtagttcacttgaaagttcatctgtgttcatCTGGTAGAAgttattctgaatcaaagttgaactgcaattgccaacacaaaaattggacttacccaaattttaaaCTGaccagctccagtctttgtcaaggaatgagcaatccactgcttttgtgatgtcacgttatgcagatagaacgaaattcggtgagcagtggatcattcTTTTAGTTCAATTCCAACAAAAAGATTGAtcgttcaatcaatcaataagaaAGTAGCTGCTTCTTCATGCAAAACATCCTATCCTTCACATTGTTACAACTATTATAAAGGCTCCAAACCTAAGATAGTGGAAAGTTCTTTGACACATACAGGCATATTGTCCAGCTTGTTTTTGTCTGCGTACTGAACAACATCCCTTGGTTGGGTTAAAGAGTTGTGATTAATATGTCACAAAAATATCTTCCTTCCAGCTGTGGTGTGGATCCGACATTCCAGGCTGTCACCTCTGACGTCCTGTCGGCCCAACGGTTCGGGTTCCAGGCCTTCAAGTTTGTAGGTGTGTCCTCGGGGTCAGTCGTGCTGCACTGTCAGGTGCTCGTGTGCGTGGCGTCGGACAAGGACTCCAGGTGTGCCCAGGGATGTGGCCATGTCAGTCGCAGGGAAGTAAGGAGTGACATCAGCTATCAGGGTATCCCATTGGTCCACGGACCCATTGAGTTATTGAAGGACGACTGAAGATTACGAGAAAGCTGCTATAATTACTGACAACGTCCTCATCATACGAGGGACGTCTATTGTTATGGATGATTCAAAAAggtatgaaaataaaaaatatgagatggtcttgttttttgttCAGACTTTATTCCATTGATATTTAGGTACCTGAAAGGACCATTGTTTCTTTACCTGGCAATATGTGACATATAGTTATTTCTGAAAATATGGTACAAGTAATTTTTCTTGAAAGTCTTCACAGGATTTACAAAGAAATGAGTaattgatttccaagggagcccttacaaaatcataacaaatcagtaTAGAAAACAAGGATAACTTAAAAAttagaattaaaaaaatttGGTCATGGAGAAATGCCTTAAACAGCAGTTTTAGTGGACTTCGTGGCATTTCTCAGTTCTGAAGAATGCCATTTCTGTGCAATTTTCAAATGTAGCCTTTCTAGGACCTCTGTATCTGAATCGTCTAAGAATTGTCTAAGACAATCAACCTTCCACATCCTCTTCACTCTCTCCTCCACTCCTCTCTCCCAGCAGCTCCTTGTCACAGCTGTCTGCAGTAATCTGGACACAAAAACAGGAAATCTGTACCTCATATTGTCAAAGAATACAACTTAGAGATCACTGTCAAATATGTCCACAATTTGAACAGAAATTACAGtatcaaaacatagaaaaaagACACATTTTTTAATGACATTGCAAAACTTCTGCATCTATTTGTACTATAGTATGCTCAAGTATGGCTCAAGTTATGATTGTAAGTCATTATTTGATCAAATCGTCATCACACTAACCTTTCCCTTCTTCAGCTTCTTTAATAACCTTGTATCTCGTGCCAACTCAGCCAAGTCATCCTCTGTCTGAATCAACAAATTAAAATTGTGAGAAAGCAACAATattaacaaaatacaacattcaaGAAAGCCATAATTGGAAACTGACtaatttttgtatttctgacaaatcatgttttttttcatacattctTTTCAAATCCCACTAACTTGATAGGAGTAAACTTTTTGTAGCATCCTTTTGCTTACCTGTTCTACCTTTCTTTTCCCAGCCATTTCTTTTCTCATTCTTTTGTCTTGCTTTCTTCCTTTGGCTTCTTTCTGCTGAGACCAGGATGACGACTatgaagacaaaacaaatacaaaatcttatccagttgcttgagtagctgttttTTTAGCCTAAATACTAAATCAAAGATTGTCTTCTAATTGTCACTCTtcatatcccacaactttccTGCACAGCACAAGTAGAATGtttccttaaaaaaaaaagatctacaCAAAAGATGCTCTGACTTGAAAACCCACCTTTGGTTTGAATTTCTTCTTGTCTTTAGCGACACCTTCTCTAAGCCTCTGCTGCCTTAACTTCTCCCTTTGCTTGTCTCTGTGAAAGAAGAATGAGAAGTTACTCTTACTCCAAATCTGTGCACGACAAATTACTAGCCCCAACTGCTAATACAAGCCACCTGGAAAGACACTAGATagtttgaaaatcaaaatctataACATCAAGTTATCAGAAGTAAAAATTGCATGATATGGGGAAGGCCTATTCTTTCCAATCACATGTGACACTTGACTATACCCCAATAACCCCAAGTGATAAGTTTAAACAGAGCTTCCAATGTGGTGTACATGAATTTGGAAAATCAGAGAACAAGACTCAATCTTACTTGTATGGAATGTTGCTGATGTCAACATCTGCAGCAATGAATTCTGGGAACTGTTGGCCTCTCAGCTCAGGCATCCTGGGAATTTTCAACAGTCCAAATCCTTGGGCCAAGCTGGGGATGTTGAGATCTgggaaacaaaacattattGTACCGATCACTTTTAGTACGGAAAGACACataatgaaattttgaaaatgtcattgtAATCTTTTAGTCAAATATCTCTGTTACTATACTGACAGAAATGTAGGATTTTTTATTGACATGTGACACTTTAcactttgtttgtttacaatgaGCTGAAATAGAAGAgatttgtacttagaattgtaggatagattagccttgtagaacagattgttgatttcatgccatacattgtaccatgtacgattgttgagcaataaagttcacttcactatTAAGATAAATACAACAAGACAGGTTTCTTACCCTTGAACCTGAAGATAAGGCTGCACTCGTGTTTGCGGTAGAACTGTACAAAGGACACGAACGCCCGCATGGCCATCTCATACATGGCCCTGGGGTGTGGTAAAGTTGAGATGTTGTTTTTGAACTTCATAGGAAATCATTAAATGTAAAAACACACTAATGATTATACAATGTTTGTGCAACATATATTGTATCTGTATGTCTCTTTGGGAATTTCAAGCCATAAATATTAATTCTATAAATTTGTGGAAAGCagattaaccttcagcacactgaagtaagccatttggcacccaattggttacagagttaggcagcatggagaaggttaatatgtgAAGGCATTAGAGTTTTTCTCACCTGTCCTTTAGGCCCATTTTCCTGAGTTTTGGCAGCACATCTTTCACCTCATAATCAGGCCTGTACTGTGTCAGGGTAACCTGCAGAAAGGTTAGGAACTTGTTACAAAGATTCAAGAAAAACTACAGCTGGTATGAAGAAATTGACAAAacagagagaaagaagaaaatctCTTTGAATCAAATGTCTAAAGATCATACcataattcttgatttgttaacagtaacttaaTGATAGCTACTTAACAGTCACTAGTCTACCCCTAAAATTTCACAATGTTTCTTCCCactgttaaaattaaatgcCGTGAACTATTCTCTTTTCCCCCTAACTGCTAAAATTACCTACCGCAATATTGAATTTATAGCACctaaaacaacattttctattgacaaaaaaatggacaaaaCAGAGAGAATGAAAAAATCTCCTGAACCGCATGCTTAAAAGATCATagctaaaacaacaaaaattttcTATATGACAATATCAAAGCTCACCTTTTGGTTGATAGCTATAAACTCTATGTACGTGTCCTCCTCAGGCAGTAGGAACACCACAGCGCTACCCTCCCGACCCATCCTGGCTGTGCGACCACTCCGATGTACAAAGGCACTGTCAGCAATAAGAGATGGCAAACTTCAACCCCTTATCCATAGTGCCTTACAACCCTTCCAGTCTCACATACAAAAATGGCAGAAAAGCTAAAAACAAATACTTCACTCCATTGGGGTTGAATAAATACTAGTATAGCAAATTGTAATTTTTGCAGAAGGTATAAATCTTTTTGAtacaattatatgtacataagtgtgcgtacatgtatcta encodes the following:
- the LOC136442800 gene encoding uncharacterized protein — its product is MVIASLDSTIAHTKATTNEYALVYPLPADLDDLPHEQDNPESPRRIRASIFFQPSGEETNETGRQDRLMQTEDLRGRASERKVLGMFAREYRCGEGESIPQLWICDGTEDCRNGRDEDNCADRCGSLGYPDLGCECDIGNCAAQRPSPLCRCPAGQCRTRIPRKCDDAPFYPAPPFNPFLLASRHRTPTVECSTPIDLAFVIDGSASVGPLEFEKSKKFVRDMVDGFDIGAAQTRVGVVQFAWMVQAEFHLGDYLDGTDLRNAIARIRYMDGPGTEIGKALVFTNRRLFSELYGARPETQGVPRIVILITDGRSSPESQISVWTAAQELHSAGVVVYAVGVGEAVDEAELETAASDSSKVYHVRDFDSLMMLSLQDSIQQSVCLGGANVTVTCTSYHMQVDLSRAQLPNLEARRMRLIDPSCRATSNATHVTLWTYLDGCGTSRTETDDAIVYSNTVVEDLDLVAAPTGGSPAQQCGLQVRFTCRMARTGTVATTGAFNAITEPERFYSTGHGNFHLTMTFYTDADYQVPAREPLSVRVCDMVYVQIQLYSADPDLQVFALDCWATPTAEDTAGPLLYDIIKDGCGVDPTFQAVTSDVLSAQRFGFQAFKFVGVSSGSVVLHCQVLVCVASDKDSRCAQGCGHVSRREVRSDISYQGIPLVHGPIELLKDD